DNA sequence from the Hyalangium minutum genome:
GCTCCAATGATTTGACGCAGCTCATGCTGGGGGTGGATCGGGACTCGGAGGTGTGCGCGGAGCTGTTCGACGAGTCGGACGCGGCGGTGCTGGATGCGATTGTGCGCATCATCCGGGCCAGCCTCGAGGCGGGCATCACCTGCTCCTTGTGTGGCCAGGCGCCCTCCAACCGCCCCGAGTTCGCCGAGCACCTGGTGCGCGCGGGCATCACCTCCATCTCGGTGGACCCGGGGGCGGTGGGCTCGGCGCGGAGGGTGATCGCGGCAGCAGAGCGGCGCTTGCTGCTGGAGGCCGCGAGGCAAGGAGGCGCCCGTGGAAGCGACGATGCGCGCGATGGTGCTCCCAGCGCCTGGACAACCCCTGCGGGAAGAACGATGGCCCCTGCCCATCCCAGGTCCTGAGCAGTTCCTGCTGCGAGTGCGGGCCTGCGCGGTGTGCCGCACGGACCTGCACGTGCTGGACGGCGAGCTGCCGCACGCGAAGCAGCCACTGGTGCTCGGGCACGAGATCGTCGGGACGGTGGTGGGCCTGGGCTCACGGGTGACGGACCTCGCCCTGGGCACGCGCGTGGGAGTACCGTGGCTCGGATGGACGTGTGGCCACTGTGGCGCATGTACCTCGGGCCGGGAGAACCTGTGCGCGGAGGCGCGCTTCACGGGGTACCAGCTCGATGGCGGATACGCGGAGTACACGGTGGCCGATCACCGGTTCTGCTTTCCGCTCCCCGAGGGCTACCCGGATGTGCAAGCGGCGCCGCTGCTGTGCGCGGGGCTGATTGGGTACCGGAGTCTGCGGCTTGCGGGCCCAGGCGAGCGACTGGGGCTGTATGGCTTTGGAGCGGCGGCCCACGTCCTCATTCAGGTGGCACGCCACCAGGGCCGGAGGGTGTACGCCTTCACACGCCCAGGAGACGCGGCGGGACAGGCGTTCGCCCGAGAACTGGGGGCGGAGTGGGCGGGCAGCTCCGAGCAGTTGCCTCCGGAGCCCCTGGATGCGGCCATCCTCTTCGCGCCAGTGGGAGCCTTGGTGCCCCTGGCCCTGAGAGCGACGGTTCCCGGGGGCGTGGTGGTGTGCGGAGGCATCCACATGAGTGACATCCCCGCCTTCCCCTACGCACTGCTGTGGGGCGAGCGGGTGGTGCGCTCGGTGGCCAACCTGACGCGGCAAGACGGGCGGGAGTTCCTCGCGCTCGCACCGCGAGTGCCGGTACGCACCGAGGTACAGAGCTACCCATTGGAGGCAGCGGCACAGGCGCTCGAAGATCTGCGGGCGGGGCGGGTGCGCGGAGCAGCGGTGCTGGACCTGACCGGCAGCCCAGCCCCCCTTGAGGGGTGATGGAAAACCTTTCCAGGGCGTCCAAGTGCTCACCCATCTTGTGACTCGCCATCAGCGCTGGGCTTCGTGCGTCCACCCGCACTGCTGCTCCTGGTGCTCCTGCTGGGCGGGGCGGTGATGCTGGCGCTCGGGCTCGCGCTGCTTTTCTGGCCCCGCGCGCTCCTTCACTTCTGAGGAGGGCCGCAGACGGGCGATGCCACTCCTCCACCGCCCCACACGTGCCTCCAGGCTACGCCTTCACCTTCCCCTCTGGCGCCGTGCCCTGAACAGCGATCCGCTTCGGCTGGACCGCCAGCGTCTTGGGCACGTTCACGGTGAGGATGCCCTCCTTGAGTTCCGCGCGGATCTGATCGGCGTTGATGCCCACCGGCAGAGAGAAGGTCCTCGTGAACGTGCCCGCCGAGCGCTCGGAGCAGTAGTACGTATCCGTCTCCGAGACCTGCTCGGCCTCGCGCTTGCCCGAGAGGGTGAGGCGGTTGTTGGTGACTTGGATGTCGAGGTCCTGCTCACGAAAACCGGGCACGTCTGCCTTGAAGACGTAGGCGTCCTTCGTCTCCCAGACATCGAAGGCAGGGACA
Encoded proteins:
- a CDS encoding zinc-dependent alcohol dehydrogenase family protein codes for the protein MEATMRAMVLPAPGQPLREERWPLPIPGPEQFLLRVRACAVCRTDLHVLDGELPHAKQPLVLGHEIVGTVVGLGSRVTDLALGTRVGVPWLGWTCGHCGACTSGRENLCAEARFTGYQLDGGYAEYTVADHRFCFPLPEGYPDVQAAPLLCAGLIGYRSLRLAGPGERLGLYGFGAAAHVLIQVARHQGRRVYAFTRPGDAAGQAFARELGAEWAGSSEQLPPEPLDAAILFAPVGALVPLALRATVPGGVVVCGGIHMSDIPAFPYALLWGERVVRSVANLTRQDGREFLALAPRVPVRTEVQSYPLEAAAQALEDLRAGRVRGAAVLDLTGSPAPLEG
- a CDS encoding Hsp20/alpha crystallin family protein; its protein translation is MAIIRRGEAVPTTRRSLLPWDLFQTMREMLNLEPMSQLLPERLGTYVPAFDVWETKDAYVFKADVPGFREQDLDIQVTNNRLTLSGKREAEQVSETDTYYCSERSAGTFTRTFSLPVGINADQIRAELKEGILTVNVPKTLAVQPKRIAVQGTAPEGKVKA